Within the Photobacterium swingsii genome, the region GCGGTAACAGGGGTTCGACTCCCCTATGGGACGCCACTTTCTTTTAAGATAATTAATATCTTATTAGACACGTGGGCGATTAGCTCAGTTGGGAGAGCACCTCCCTTACAAGGAGGGGGTCACTGGTTCGAGCCCGGTATCGCCCACCATTCTTTCTTAAACGTAAAAATGAATACCCTATGGGGCTATAGCTCAGCTGGGAGAGCGCTTCGCTGGCAGCGAAGAGGTCAGCGGTTCGATCCCGCTTAGCTCCACCACTCTTTAAATGCATTTTCTTCTTTTTGAAGCGAGTGTCGTTAAAAAGTGGATCTCGTTTCTATTTTATAGAATCAGAAACACATGCTCTTTAACAATCTGGAAAGCTGACTAGTACATTCAATCGAATGATTGAATGACAATAGTATTTTCGAAAGAAAATACGAGTTCTCAAAACAACACACATTCAAGTGTCTTGTGTATGAGTCCGGCGAAAAACCAATTTGTGTCCTTATCAGACACACAACCTTGGTTGTTTGAACATACAGACCTCTTGGGGTTGTATGGTTAAGTGACTAAGCGTACACGGTGGATGCCTTGGCAGTCAGAGGCGATGAAGGACGTATTAACTTGCGATAAGCCCAGTTTAGATAGTAAAAATCACTTGAGACTGGGATTTCCGAATGGGGAAACCCAACTGCATAAGCAGTTATCGTTACGTGAATACATAGCGTAACGAGGCGAACCGGGGGAACTGAAACATCTAAGTACCCCGAGGAAGAGAAATCAACCGAGATTCCGACAGTAGCGGCGAGCGAAATCGGATTAGCCCTTAAGCTAGTCTTGCGTTAGGTGAACAAGCTGGAAAGCTTGGCGATACAGGGTGATAGCCCCGTAACCGACAGCGCATTACAAGTGAAAACGAGTAGGACGGGACACGTGATATCCTGTTTGAACATGGGGGGACCATCCTCCAAGGCTAAATACTCCTGACTGACCGATAGTGAACCAGTACCGTGAGGGAAAGGCGAAAAGAACCCCTGTGAGGGGAGTGAAATAGAACCTGAAACCGTGTACGTACAAGCAGTAGGAGCCCACTTGTTGGGTGACTGCGTACCTTTTGTATAATGGGTCAGCGACTTAATTTTAGTAGCAAGGTTAACCGTTTAGGGGAGCCGTAGGGAAACCGAGTCTTAACTGGGCGTCATAGTTGCTAGGATTAGACCCGAAACCAGGTGATCTAGCCATGGGCAGGTTGAAGGTGAGGTAACACTTACTGGAGGACCGAACCGACTAATGTTGAAAAATTAGCGGATGACTTGTGGCTAGGGGTGAAAGGCCAATCAAACCTGGAGATAGCTGGTTCTCCCCGAAAGCTATTTAGGTAGCGCCTCGGACGAATACTACTGGGGGTAGAGCACTGTTAAGGCTAGGGGGTCATCCCGACTTACCAACCCTTTGCAAACTCCGAATACCAGTAAGTACTATCCGGGAGACACACGGCGGGTGCTAACGTCCGTCGTGGAGAGGGAAACAACCCAGACCGCCAGCTAAGGTCCCAAAGTTATAGCTAAGTGGGAAACGATGTGGGAAGGCTCAGACAGCCAGGATGTTGGCTTAGAAGCAGCCATCATTTAAAGAAAGCGTAATAGCTCACTGGTCGAGTCGGCCTGCGCGGAAGATTTAACGGGGCTAAGCTATACACCGAAGCTGCGGCAATATGACTTGTCATATTGGGTAGGGGAGCGTTCTGTAAGCCGTTGAAGGTGGTCTGTAAGGGCTGCTGGAGGTATCAGAAGTGCGAATGCTGACATGAGTAACGATAAAGGGAGTGAAAAACTCCCTCGCCGGAAGATCAAGGGTTCCTGTCCAACGTTAATCGGGGCAGGGTAAGTCGACCCCTAAGGCGAGGCCGAAAGGCGTAGTCGATGGGAAACAGGTTAATATTCCTGTACTGCTTATAACTGCGATGGGGGGACGGAGAAGGCTAGGTGGGCTTGGCGACGGTCGTCCAAGTTCAAGGGTGTAGGCTGATAGTTTAGGCAAATCCGGACTATCTTAAGGCTGAGACCTGATGTCGAGTCACTACGGTGATGAAGTCATTGATGCCATGCTTCCGGGAAAAGCCTCTAAGCGATAGGTTATACGTAATCGTACTCCAAACCGACACAGGTGATCAGGTAGAGAATACCAAGGCGCTTGAGAGAACTCGGGTGAAGGAACTAGGCAAAATGGTACCGTAACTTCGGGAGAAGGTACGCTCCTCACGGTGATGAGACTTGCTCTCTAAGCTGTAGGGAGTCGCAGATACCAGGTGGCTGCAACTGTTTATTAAAAACACAGCACTGTGCAAAATCGAAAGATGACGTATACGGTGTGACGCCTGCCCGGTGCCGGAAGGTTAATTGATGGGGTTAGACTTCGGTCGAAGCTCTTGATCGAAGCCCCGGTAAACGGCGGCCGTAACTATAACGGTCCTAAGGTAGCGAAATTCCTTGTCGGGTAAGTTCCGACCTGCACGAATGGCGTAATGATGGCCACGCTGTCTCCACCCGAGACTCAGTGAAATTGAAATCGCAGTGAAGATGCTGTGTACCCGCGGCTAGACGGAAAGACCCCGTGAACCTTTACTACAGCTTGGCACTGAACATTGACCCTACATGTGTAGGATAGGTGGGAGCCTTTGAAACCTCGTCGCTAGATGGGGTGGAGGCAATCTTGAAATACCACCCTTGTATGCTTGATGTTCTAACGTCGCCCCCTTATCGGGGGTGCGGACAGTGCCTGGTGGGTAGTTTGACTGGGGCGGTCTCCTCCCAAAGAGTAACGGAGGAGCACGAAGGTGGGCTAATCACGGTCGGACATCGTGAGGTTAGTGCAATGGCATAAGCCCGCTTGACTGCGAGAATGACAATTCGAGCAGGTGCGAAAGCAGGTCATAGTGATCCGGTGGTTCTGAATGGAAGGGCCATCGCTCAACGGATAAAAGGTACTCCGGGGATAACAGGCTGATACCGCCCAAGAGTTCATATCGACGGCGGTGTTTGGCACCTCGATGTCGGCTCATCACATCCTGGGGCTGAAGTCGGTCCCAAGGGTATGGCTGTTCGCCATTTAAAGTGGTACGCGAGCTGGGTTTAGAACGTCGTGAGACAGTTCGGTCCCTATCTGCCGTGGGCGTTAGATGATTGAGAGGGGCTGCTCCTAGTACGAGAGGACCGGAGTGGACGAACCGCTGGTGTTCGGGTTGTGATGCCAATCGCATTGCCCGGTAGCTACGTTCGGAATCGATAAGCGCTGAAAGCATCTAAGCGCGAAGCGAGCCTCAAGATGAGTCATCTCTAGACCTTTAAGGTCTCTAAAGGGTTGTCGAAGACTACGACGTTGATAGGCAGGGTGTGTAAGTGCTGCGAGGCATTGAGCTAACCTGTACTAATTGCCCGTGAGGCTTAACCATACAACACCCAAGGGGTTTTACGGACTCCATAAGCACTTGAATGACGTGTTTGAACGATATTGTAAACACTAGTTAGATTTTCCCAGATTGTATTTATCGCCTGATGGCGGTAAATAACCCGAATTTGCTTGGCGACCATAGCATTATGGACCCACCTGATCCCATGCCGAACTCAGTAGTGAAACGTAATAGCGCCGATGGTAGTGTGGGGTCTCCCCATGTGAGAGTAGGTCATCGCCAGGCTTCAAATTTAGATATACGTATTGAACAACGTGTATCGGATAGACAGTTGACTGTTTATCACCGTGTGGAGCGGTAGTTCAGTTGGTTAGAATACCGGCCTGTCACGCCGGGGGTCGCGGGTTCGAGTCCCGTCCGCTCCGCCACTTATTCAGACAGAGTTAAGTCTTTAAAATAACTAATAGGGGTGTAGCTCCAATTGGCAGAGCAGCGGATTCCAAATCCGCGTGTTGGGAGTTCGAATCTCTCCACCCCTGCCATCTTTAAGGCTCTAGCAGAAATGCTGGAGCCTTTTTCGTTTCTGGTGTTTAGTGTTCAGCAGCGGATTCACCGCTACCGACAATCAGCGCGTGTTGGGCGTTCGAATCTCTCCACCCCTGCCACCTTTAAGGCTCTAGCAGAAATGCTGGAGCCTTTTTCGTTTCTGGTGTTTAGTGCTCAAGCAGCGGATTCACCGCTACCGAAAATTAGCGCGTGTGGGAGTTTGGCTCTCTCCACCCCTGCCATCTTTAAGGCTCTAGCAGAAATGCTGGAGCCTTTTCGTTTCTGGTGTTTAGTGTTCAAGCAGCGGATTCACCGCTACCGACAATCAGCGCGTGTTGGGCGTTCGGCTCTCTCCACCCCTGCCACCTTTAAGGCGCTAGCAGAAATGCTGGAGCCTTTTTCGTTTCTGGTGTTTAGTGTTCAAGCAGCGGATTCACCGCTACCGACAATCAGCGCGTGTTGGACGTTCGGCTCTCTCCACCCCTGCCATCTTTAAGGCGCTTGCAGAGGCACTGGCGTGTGGAGATGATATGTTGATCTAATATTTAGTTATTTGATACACAAGAACGGCTCACAATATGGGGCCGTTCTTTGTTTTAGAGTAAAATAAGTGAATTACTTTATGGATTAGATATGAATTTTATAGATTCTTGTTTTAACTTAAGTATAGCTTGAGTATCTACTTCGCTTATTTTTCTCATGACATTATCTACATTGTAATGAGAGTAAATGACACCATTTGAATATATTTTATTTTCAATAAAGTATCCGGTGTCTTTATAGCTAGTTATGATGAATGAACGTTGATCATCAGATTTGTTATTATCTAATATATCTATGCCAGAACTAAACGAATTGGCATCATCTTTAACGCCTAAATAGTTTTTTAATAAAGTTGGAGCGATATCTACGTGGGTTGTTGTCTTAGCTTCGACGCTTTGTGATTTGTTTTTTGGTCGATAGATTATTAGCGGTACTTTCGATTGGTATTTGCTATAGTTTGAACCATGACCCCAATGACCTACCTTATTATCATTAAACTCTTCAGCGTGATCGCCTGTAATAATAATAACGGTTTTTTCCAGTTGCCCTGTTTCACGAAGTTTATTTTCTATAGATTCAAATAACGTATCAATATAATGTAGTGAGTTTTTATATTTATTAAATACAGAGGTGATAGACTCTTCATTTGTGTTTAAAAATGCAGACTCATTCATTGCGACAGGGGTGTACTTTTCATGGCTTTCAGGGTAGTCATAAAAACTATGTGAAGAATTATAGAATATAAACTTAAACCAAGGGGTAATAGATTGCTCTGATAAGGATGAAATTAATGTATCATTTAAAGCTTTATCATTTTCGAACGATCGTCCATCATCTATATAATGGTAATTATCATCATTTATATCGCCAAAAAAAATAGGCTTAAGATTAAATCGCTCTAAGTTTGTTGATGTATAAATATCAATATCATAGTTTAAGTCACTTAGACGCCTTGTAAGTAAGCTTTGGTTTTGCAATGGTTGAGATTGAGCATACGTTAGATATGTTGGATGCAAACCAGAAAACAATCCAAATAATCCTGATACAGTCACATTTCCACTACTATAGTGGTTGGTATAGTTTGTCGCTATTTTTGAAAACTGATACATATTTGGCATAACATCAGGGGTTAAGCTATCAAACCTCCAACTTTCAAGCACAACTAGAAGGATATTCATTCTATCTGCTACATGTTCAAATTTAAGAGCTTTTTTGGGGTAATCTAGGTTTAAACCTACGTTATCAGTATTAGCTTGATAACCGATACTAGGTATCACTTCAGAGATATCACTTACTAGTCCATGTGATGTTGTTGGATAGTAGTAAGGAAATACAGGAGTATGACTTGTTATATTGGTAGTATTGTAATAAAAACCAACAGCATGAATGATCTGATTACAAATAAGTATTATCAAAGCAAGCATGTTTATTAATAGGGTTTTACGAGCTTTACTGTTGAACAATACAGGTAGGAAGTTAACGAAAAATATAATTGTAGTTACCAGCGTTGATAATAATAGCGCTCCGAAAGAAAATCCAAATCCTTGAAAGTCTTTCATTACCATTTCTAAAAACACAATATCAATGTGAAAATTATAAATCTTGAAAACAGCTAGATTGGTCAAAAGAAATAGATCTAATATGGATTTTGAAAATAAAGAGAAGTAAACCCCAACTCTCCATATATGAAGTGAAGAAGTAATAATAGGTATTATTAAAACTAGAGCATAATAATACAGTGGTATACTATATAAATAGATAGTATCGACTATGCCTGTCGTTTCAAAAGACATAGCAGCGTAAGATAAAGCAATCGCAATAGTCAGTAAGCCACTAAACAAAAATGTGTTATAGGTTTCTTTTAGGTTAATAACCACTTGCTGGAAAGGGCTAAATAGAAAGTTTTTTTTATCGTTCTCTTTCATATGAATGTCTAAAGTAATATGTTTATCAAAAGCGGCAATCCTAGCATGAAATAGTTGGTGGTAGGTGCGAAAATTAGCTTTGTAAGTGATAAGTGTAAATTTATTTTTTCTCTAAGTATTAATGACTTAACGAGTGTTGCTTTATTACACTTTCGACTGAGATAATAACTATCACTCTTTAATTAGATGATATCGATAAAGTAAAAGTTACTTAGTTTGTTTGTTATCTGTAAATTTGATGTGGTTCTGGTTTGGTATTGACTCCAGTATTTCTACTTATTTATATACAGCTGAATCCACTTCTCAGTTGTTTTTATATATATAATTATTTCGAAATCGCGATTTGTATGTCTTATGAAGTGTATCTGTAATGAGTTCTCATCAGTGCAGTTACATCTTTTTGATTTTGGCCGTTAAGAGGGGCTTTATCGGTTTTAGGCGCTAGCTGAAGTGCTGGCGCCTTTTCATTTCGAGTGTTTATGATCAAAAGATAGGCTGTGTTTATTGCTAGAGTTGATGATTTGCTAAGATCATTAGGCTTATAAGGCAATGCCCTTAGTATTTTGAGCATTCAACGCTTTCTGGTTTACAAAACATATCATCGTTAGAGTCAGTGCATTGATCGATAATGCTTGCGATTGCTTGCCCTCGGCTGGTTGAACGTTCTCTGTATTCCTTAGTAAAGACACTCAGTCGGCACTGATACATATGCTGTGCTGAGTTGCTGTTCTGATTTTGGTTATTCAGTTGAGCCTGAAGTTTATATACTTGCTGAGTCAGTTGGCTTACTTGATACTCCAGTGCAGTGATGCGACTATCATGATCGCTGTTTGCATATAGAGCAGGTACAAAGATTAGGAATAATAGCGGTATAAGTTTATTCATGGGAGTGGTTTAATTGTTCGCTGTTTTATTGTGTGTTTGAGCTTAACAAAATTTACCTTAAGACAAAATAACCAGTAAAAGGCATCTAAAGTTGGTGTGGAAAACGCATAGGAGGTGATATCTTGTGATTTTCATATATAAACACTGGAACAACCATGCCTCACCTTCGTTTTCGTGCAATCGATACGCAGCATGTACAAGCGATCTCTATTCAGCTTGTTGATGCGCTACAACCATTGATGAACTGCCCTCGAGAAGATTTTACGATCGAACATATACCTTCAACCTTCGTTTTTGACGGTAAGGTTTCTCAAGCATATCCTTTTGTTGAAGTATTTTGGTTCGATCGTGGCCAAGAGGTTCAAGATGCTGTTGCTGTGCATCTTACAGCGCTTGTTCGTCAAGCGATGGCAAATGAGAACCAAGATGTTGCTGTTATTTTTACAGCGCTAACACCAGGTGCTTATTATGATAATGGCGAGCATTATTAATAGGTGCGCGGTAAGATACGTCGATAAGTGACGCTACTGTTAGATGAAGCATAAGTGAGAACTTATGCTTTTTTATTGGAGGTAAAATGGCGCGTTATATACGAATTTTAGTATCTATTATTCTACTAGCGATAATAAGCGTTGTTAGTTTTACAGAGTGGTCATTTAAAGTGACTGAAACACCTGAAGTGGCTGCTGATATAAAGAGTGTGATGCCACAGTATTCATACAACTGCGTAGACAAGGATCATGTCTTACCGCTTGATCGTAATGGTGAGCTGGACGTTACTGTATGGAATATTTATAAACAGCAGCGTGAAAACTGGCAAAAAGCACTGAAAGAATACAGTGCCGATAGTCAGTTGGTATTATTACAAGAAGCTAATCTTACTCTTGGTTTAGCTGAGTATCTACGCAATGCTTCATGGCAAGTTACCATGGCTAATGCATTTAAGTTCTTAGATACATCGGCAGGCGTTATGAATTTATCGAGTGCGAGTGCAAATAAAACCTGTGCTTACCTGTCAATGGAGCCTTGGTTACGGTTACCTAAATCGGCGCTCTTTGCACGTTATCAGTTATCTAACGGGCAAGCTTTAGCGGTTGTTAATTTGCATGGTGTGAATTTCACCTTGGGTGTTGAAGAATATGAAGACCAGATGGCAAAGCTGGAACGTGTATTAGCGAGCCATACTGGCCCTATGATTTTAGCAGGTGATTTTAATAGCTGGCGTCAAGCAAGGTTAGATATTGTAGAGGCGATGAGGGAAAGGCTAGGGCTACGAGAGATAGAGCTGGGTAATGATCAACGGATCAAAATACTTGGCCAGCCATTAGATCATTTGTATTACCGAGGTTTGATACTTAAAAAAGCGGAGGCACCATTAACTGATGCCTCCGATCATAATCCTATTATTGCGAGCTTTAAGATTACGCCAGCGCGATCATCAGTGGCCACACAACAATAACCAGCAACCAAGGTAGTGCTGCAACTATGATAGCTTTGGCACGATCAAAGTCTGTCCATGCGCCAACAGCCGCATAGGTCAGTGCAATATACCAAGGTGCTAACAATGGCATGGTCGTCATGAAAGGCGACCATGGATTGTTTAGTGGTAACTTAAGTAGGCCGTTAAAGCTGTTTAGATCGGCTGCATTTGGCAATATGTTTGCCGGATTAAACATAATGTTTATATAGCTGGCGAGATCGCCAATAACCGATGGCATCATGATAAAGCATGATGCTGCTAGCCATTTGCCAAAACTGATCGTGTACTGGCTACCTTTAGTCGCAAGGTTTAACCATAGCGCTAAGATAAATAGTACAGCGGTACGCCCAACAAGATCACTGAATACTTCACCGGCAAGCAGTACTTCTTTGGTGAGCCAAGCTTGCTGGACCTCATGATCAACATTGCTTAGCTGTGCTGTCAGTGCTTGCTGTAACCAAGGTAAATCAACATTGTTGAAATAGGCCCCCCACATA harbors:
- a CDS encoding endonuclease/exonuclease/phosphatase family protein, encoding MARYIRILVSIILLAIISVVSFTEWSFKVTETPEVAADIKSVMPQYSYNCVDKDHVLPLDRNGELDVTVWNIYKQQRENWQKALKEYSADSQLVLLQEANLTLGLAEYLRNASWQVTMANAFKFLDTSAGVMNLSSASANKTCAYLSMEPWLRLPKSALFARYQLSNGQALAVVNLHGVNFTLGVEEYEDQMAKLERVLASHTGPMILAGDFNSWRQARLDIVEAMRERLGLREIELGNDQRIKILGQPLDHLYYRGLILKKAEAPLTDASDHNPIIASFKITPARSSVATQQ
- a CDS encoding DUF1904 domain-containing protein, producing the protein MPHLRFRAIDTQHVQAISIQLVDALQPLMNCPREDFTIEHIPSTFVFDGKVSQAYPFVEVFWFDRGQEVQDAVAVHLTALVRQAMANENQDVAVIFTALTPGAYYDNGEHY
- a CDS encoding YIP1 family protein, with product MSPSKNPLVAIVDIFRSPIDCFAAVHERPKWSWLAYLLIMFGSVIMWGAYFNNVDLPWLQQALTAQLSNVDHEVQQAWLTKEVLLAGEVFSDLVGRTAVLFILALWLNLATKGSQYTISFGKWLAASCFIMMPSVIGDLASYINIMFNPANILPNAADLNSFNGLLKLPLNNPWSPFMTTMPLLAPWYIALTYAAVGAWTDFDRAKAIIVAALPWLLVIVVWPLMIALA
- a CDS encoding sulfatase-like hydrolase/transferase, coding for MKENDKKNFLFSPFQQVVINLKETYNTFLFSGLLTIAIALSYAAMSFETTGIVDTIYLYSIPLYYYALVLIIPIITSSLHIWRVGVYFSLFSKSILDLFLLTNLAVFKIYNFHIDIVFLEMVMKDFQGFGFSFGALLLSTLVTTIIFFVNFLPVLFNSKARKTLLINMLALIILICNQIIHAVGFYYNTTNITSHTPVFPYYYPTTSHGLVSDISEVIPSIGYQANTDNVGLNLDYPKKALKFEHVADRMNILLVVLESWRFDSLTPDVMPNMYQFSKIATNYTNHYSSGNVTVSGLFGLFSGLHPTYLTYAQSQPLQNQSLLTRRLSDLNYDIDIYTSTNLERFNLKPIFFGDINDDNYHYIDDGRSFENDKALNDTLISSLSEQSITPWFKFIFYNSSHSFYDYPESHEKYTPVAMNESAFLNTNEESITSVFNKYKNSLHYIDTLFESIENKLRETGQLEKTVIIITGDHAEEFNDNKVGHWGHGSNYSKYQSKVPLIIYRPKNKSQSVEAKTTTHVDIAPTLLKNYLGVKDDANSFSSGIDILDNNKSDDQRSFIITSYKDTGYFIENKIYSNGVIYSHYNVDNVMRKISEVDTQAILKLKQESIKFISNP